The Halovivax ruber XH-70 genome includes the window ACGATGACGTTTTCTTCCACATGGAAGACGTTGGCGGTCCGGACCTCGAAGAAGGCACAGAGATCGAATTCGACATCGAACAGGCCCCCAAGGGCCCCCGGGCGACCAACGTCACCCGCCTGTAACACGGCGAGCGTTTTCCCGGCCAAATTTCTTCACGACGCAGAATGGGACGAGCGACGGCTACGCACGCTCCGCGTTGCGATGCACACACCTCTCGAACTGTAGCGGTACGCTTACTCCGGGTTGCGACGTTGCACACGCTCCGAACGGCGATCGGTGTCGTCGATAAGCAAGGTGGCCACGTCGTGGATATTCCGCGTCTCCAGGAGTAACTCGGCCGCCGTCCGCAAGGTGAATGAGGCGTCGAGCTCGACACCGCTGGCCCGCGCGTAACACGCGAGCCAGTCGTTCATCGCTCCCTCCAGGGCATCGTACTCGGCTGAGGAAAACTGAACGAACCGACCACCCGTTCGACCTTCTACGTAGAGCCAGATGGCCTGTCCGGCACCCTCACGGAGGTATCGTTGTTCCGGATCAGATGCCGACCAGTCGTCGAGCTCAAAGCGCCGGCGATCCCGCTCGGCCTGCCGGGCCAGCGCCAAAATGCGTGCGCCACAATGTTTCATGAGTTCGTGTCCAGTGTCCCATCGGTTCGTATCCAGTGTCCCATCGGTTCGTCTCCAGCCGTGATTGCACGGAATCGACGCTGTGGACTATCCCTGTTTAAACTCGACTCCTTTGTTGCCGCTCGGGTGTTCCCA containing:
- a CDS encoding cold-shock protein; the encoded protein is MAEGNVDFFNDTGGYGFIETDDADDDVFFHMEDVGGPDLEEGTEIEFDIEQAPKGPRATNVTRL